GATTCATTGCCTCCACTATCGCTTTCTTTGCTCGTTCCGTCTTGCACTCTTGAATAAACCTTACCTCCGATGGGGGGATGCCATAATCTTCCACCAGTTTCCGCTTAATCTCCGAATAGACTGACCACTCATTGGGCTTGTAGGTCCCCAAGTCAGAGAATACAAACTGTGTTCCCTTTTGCTTCTCAAACTTCTGATAGTACTCCGAAATTAACTTGGCACAATGCGAAGCCTTATTATCCACATGGTCAGAGTACCCCTCAAGGTCTATCATTCTCATATCAAGGCTCATCTTGCGGGCGTAGTCTGTAGCTATCAACATCTTTGCCTTCTCCTCCCTTTCTGAGAGAGCTGCTCGACCAAGCAGTGTCGCATCGCCAGTCTTGGCAAATTGCATCAGCTTCTCAATGAATGCTTCTTGCTCAGGTGTTGGCGGTATATTATGTAGCACCTCATTCTTTTCAGGTCTATCGATACCAATCTCCTTAGCCGTGCGGTAGTCGCAAATCTCCGCATAAAAGGAGGCAAGCTCTGGTACCTTAATGAATGTTCTGAACCTCTCCTTCTGAATGATTTCATTGGTGACAGAGAATTCATAGTCGGTAGACTTCTTAGCAAAGACTGCCGCCCAAGCATCAAAGGTATTGATCCCCTGCTTCTCGAGTGCCTGAGGTCTTAGGTACTTAAAGAGCAGATACAGCTCCGTAAGCGAGTTGCTAATGGTTGTACCAGAGAGGAATGTTGCCCCCAAGTCTTTCCCCGACCTCTCCTGAATCGTGCGTATCGCAAAGAGCAAGTTAAGAGCTCTCTGCGAGCCGTCAGGGTTACCGAGTCCGCTCACCCGATTGTGACGGGTGTTAAAGAGCAGGTTTTTGAAACGGTGACTCTCGTCCACAAAGAGGTGGTCAATCCCCATCAGCTTAAAGTCTACCGCTTCATCCTTACGCTCCGAGAGGTCGTCTGCAATGGTTTTGAGCTTTACCTCTAAGTTCTCTTTCCGCTTCTCAAGTCCCCGCAACATCGCTCGAGAGACCTCTATGCCCTGCTCGCGGAGCACCTCGAGGTTTTCCTCTACTGAGTCCAGCTCCTTTTGTAGTATCGCCTCCTGTACCTCCAAGGACTGAGGTATCATTCCAAACTGTTCGTGTGTCAAGATGATACAGTCCCAGTCATTGTTCTTGATGTCATTGAAGATCCGCTGTCGGTTTTGCTTCGTGAAGTCATTCTTGCCTGGATATAGCACCTTTGCATTGGGGTACGCTTTCCGAAAGGTGTCCGCAATGTCGAAGACATTCGCCTTCAGTCCTATAATCATCGGCTTATTTGCCAGCCCTAACCTCTTCATCTCATACGCCGCTACACACATAATAAGCGTCTTCCCTGCACCCACCTCGTGGTCGCAGATACCCCCACCATTTGTTTTCAGCATCCAGACGGCATCCTTTTGGCTCTTGTAGAGTTCAGGAATACCCAGCCCTTTGAGGTCAAGATGAGGAAAGGTTTGGTGTGAGCCATCAAAGTCAGGGCGGACAAAGCAATTAAATAGCCTGTTGTATCGCTCTGCCATCTGCTCCTTAAAGGTCTCAGGCTGTCTCTCCAGCCAATCTACATACCCCTGCCTTATCTCCTCAATCTTAGAATTGGCTTGTTGAATTTTCTCCCCATCCCGCACTTTGATGGTTCTGATTTCCCCAGTGGTAGGGTCTAAAACCTCTTTATTTTTATTGATTTCAGGAATGGTGTTCTGCAAAGCATGCCCAAGCAGTTTAATGCCGTCATAGCGCCTAAACTCCCCTTGCACCGCATACTTACTCCAGATATTGGCATTCTTTCGTTCGCACTGTATGGCATACTCATCCATATTGGCGTGGTGGGCGATATGAACCTCTGTGCCAAAGAAGTCAGTGGCAAATAGCGAATAGACTTTGCTGGGTACCCATCGCTCTCCAAGGTTGAAATCTAAGTCGGCAAATGGTACTGGTGTTGGGACAGCTGCTTTTAGAGCCGAAAGGCCTCGTTGTGCCTCCTCATGCTCGGGGTGGTCCAAGAGCCAAGACTCCAGCCGCTCCGCTTTCTCAATCACATTGCCTGAAATATACTTGTCTGCAATCTCATAGCTGCCCACTTCTGGATTGTAAAATATGCGGTCTTCTAATTCAGTAATGAGGTCGTCCTCCTCTGTTTCGGGCAGGAGTGAAGCCATATAGCCCAAGTCCACTTCCCCAAACTTATTGAGTGAAGCCGAAAGAGCTTCCAATGGATTTGCCGCAAGTGTTATCTCCTCATTAGAAAATGCCGTAGGATGGTCAAAGATATCTGCCTTCACCAGCTTGCCATCGATGCTCCGCTCCAAGAAGAGCATCTCCACTCCTGTAGCATCCATCTTGATGAGGTCCACATTAGAGCGGTCATTGAAGTGTCCTCGCTCTGCTATAAAGGCGTCATAGAGGCGATTGAGCTTCTGTCGCTCTTCCTTATCCTCTATACGGTTGTGGGCTTCATAGTCATAGAGACGGTGGTAACAGTCTCGTATCTCCACATACGCTTTCAGTTTGGAGAGCTGACTAAAAGATAAGTCCATAGGATTGAATAGAGGGTTGCTCTTTATTCCCGACAAGAAACCAACCTGCCCATTCTGTACCACAATAGAGCCATCACGAAGATGGCTATCGGGGAGTGAAAGAAAAGGGCGGGGAGAACTATCAAATACCTTCTTGACCTCTTGAATCGGCTTACTTATGTTGGGAATGATACCTCCTTCCTCGTCAAAGGTGAAGAGAGAGGCTTGCGTTAATGGAGTCGTTTTCTTTTTCTTGGTGGCTCTTTTGGTAGCTGTTTGTTTTCGTGCTGTTGTCTTAGTTGTGGCTTGCCCCCTCTCTTTTTTCTCCTTCTCTAACTCCCGATTTACCCGATGAACCTCACGAGTCCAAAGCATATACTCTTCAGGAGCAAAGAGTGGTAGAGCTTGAGTCGGTGCTTCACCATCATCATAGAGATTAGGATTGTCGATGGGATGATGTTCATCATCAAAGTAAACCATCCTGCCATCCATCTCTCTTGGCTCCTCAAAGTCTGGTCGGATAATGGGTTCCTCCTGCTGTCGCTTGTATAGCTTTTGAAGGGATAGTACTGGGACACCATCTGGGACGACCTCTTCCAACTCCTCTGTCTTTTCTATCTTTTCCGCGTCCTCTTTTGACTCTTTCTCTTCGGGAGTGACCGTCTCTATCCCTTGTTCTTGATTCGCTTGATGGGTGTAGGCTTCTCCTACAAATTCTTTTAGCTCCTGGATCTGATGAAGAGGAGTGGGCTGAAAGTAGAGGTCTCGCTCAATGCCAAGCCCCATCACTTTGACCGCCCTCATCTCTGCCAATGACATATAGCCCATCTCCCAGTCATACCCCATAGTGGTTATTCCGAAGCCCAACTCCTCTTTTGGGTCATACTCAAGAAGGTAAGCGGTATAGGCTCCAGCAGGAAAGAAGTAACGTCCATAAGCGACCTTAT
This genomic window from Porphyromonadaceae bacterium W3.11 contains:
- a CDS encoding N-6 DNA methylase → MSYNKKKILQENSEAIRVILRLEKERRLPTTEEREQLLRYQGFGGLKCILSRTDSDEDIRYWAMSEQSLFEPTRQLKQLIYRDALDANMAKRYWDSIKSSVLTSFYTDQRIVDAIAQGIESSGIRLNRVLDPSAGMGAFTTAFATSPTTTVYALEKDLLTARIMQALHPMGEGNIQVYQKPFEQVDDLGAEGRVFDLITSNIPFGDFLVYDRGFLKSDEVIKQTSTKSIHNYFFVKGLDVLKEGGLLAFITSQGLLDSPKNEPIRKYLMEHSNLVSALRLPSGMFSENAGTEVGSDLIILQKQRHKEELSPLEEQFIQTIAVPKGDGFGIAFNHNTLFEGEVARPRIIATEKSLGSNPYGKPTWVYTHNGGIEGIANDIREQLTLDMGERFDRSLYEIGILQTEAIQQSMSIEAEIETPENAYDLMPKELERQLPKLYATEKVKLIGDKVAYGRYFFPAGAYTAYLLEYDPKEELGFGITTMGYDWEMGYMSLAEMRAVKVMGLGIERDLYFQPTPLHQIQELKEFVGEAYTHQANQEQGIETVTPEEKESKEDAEKIEKTEELEEVVPDGVPVLSLQKLYKRQQEEPIIRPDFEEPREMDGRMVYFDDEHHPIDNPNLYDDGEAPTQALPLFAPEEYMLWTREVHRVNRELEKEKKERGQATTKTTARKQTATKRATKKKKTTPLTQASLFTFDEEGGIIPNISKPIQEVKKVFDSSPRPFLSLPDSHLRDGSIVVQNGQVGFLSGIKSNPLFNPMDLSFSQLSKLKAYVEIRDCYHRLYDYEAHNRIEDKEERQKLNRLYDAFIAERGHFNDRSNVDLIKMDATGVEMLFLERSIDGKLVKADIFDHPTAFSNEEITLAANPLEALSASLNKFGEVDLGYMASLLPETEEDDLITELEDRIFYNPEVGSYEIADKYISGNVIEKAERLESWLLDHPEHEEAQRGLSALKAAVPTPVPFADLDFNLGERWVPSKVYSLFATDFFGTEVHIAHHANMDEYAIQCERKNANIWSKYAVQGEFRRYDGIKLLGHALQNTIPEINKNKEVLDPTTGEIRTIKVRDGEKIQQANSKIEEIRQGYVDWLERQPETFKEQMAERYNRLFNCFVRPDFDGSHQTFPHLDLKGLGIPELYKSQKDAVWMLKTNGGGICDHEVGAGKTLIMCVAAYEMKRLGLANKPMIIGLKANVFDIADTFRKAYPNAKVLYPGKNDFTKQNRQRIFNDIKNNDWDCIILTHEQFGMIPQSLEVQEAILQKELDSVEENLEVLREQGIEVSRAMLRGLEKRKENLEVKLKTIADDLSERKDEAVDFKLMGIDHLFVDESHRFKNLLFNTRHNRVSGLGNPDGSQRALNLLFAIRTIQERSGKDLGATFLSGTTISNSLTELYLLFKYLRPQALEKQGINTFDAWAAVFAKKSTDYEFSVTNEIIQKERFRTFIKVPELASFYAEICDYRTAKEIGIDRPEKNEVLHNIPPTPEQEAFIEKLMQFAKTGDATLLGRAALSEREEKAKMLIATDYARKMSLDMRMIDLEGYSDHVDNKASHCAKLISEYYQKFEKQKGTQFVFSDLGTYKPNEWSVYSEIKRKLVEDYGIPPSEVRFIQECKTERAKKAIVEAMNRGEVRVLFGSTEMLGTGVNAQQRAVAVHHLDTPWRPSDLEQRNGRAIRKGNEVAKLYADNKVDVIIYAVERSLDSYKFNLLHNKQLFINQLKSNSLGNRTIDEGAMDEDSGLNFSEYVAVLSGNTDLLEKAKLDKKITTLESERKAFNRERDQAMNMVGEIEFKANIHKGRIAQAESDWSKYNSMVQRDEAGLPINSIVIKGVEGVTDEKRIAERLHEIADKARTGDEYREIGQVYGFPILVKSESSAKDGLFGLTQNRFFVKGEGNIYYTYNNGALATDPKLACRNFVNALERIPKVIESHQKELAKVTASISTYREIANGSWKKEEELRFLKSQASELDRKIALSLTPPSDADDTPEQQQSNEVDESPTLSSRVSEQGAIKPQANQSQNPDNDSPKNSYRPKWH